A stretch of the Lolium perenne isolate Kyuss_39 chromosome 3, Kyuss_2.0, whole genome shotgun sequence genome encodes the following:
- the LOC139838325 gene encoding uncharacterized protein, with translation MARGGMASAATGPDVTPPVVEEESTDVGSTEGQKAPEVEEDIVEEGGLSEPLKECRSKAARDRAPPSDADTRTGEVPSTEAVMRADGATESRHPPPSSLTFTELHTALGEAHVAEIKRLTALVEEAAQKNRKLIALGSKSGPLAVLIQCHWPWRSFSPFPFLVAEAQ, from the exons ATGGCTCGCGGGGGCATGGCGAGTGCAGCGACGGGTCCAGACGTTACTCCgcccgtggtggaggaggagtcgactgacgttggatcgaccgaggggcagaaggcacccgaggttgaagaggacatcgtcgaggagggcggTCTGTCAGAGCCACTGAAAGAGTGCCggtccaaggccgccagggaccGAGCCCCGCCCAGTGACGCCGACACGCGGACGGGCGAAGTTCCATCGACTGAGGCGGTGATGCGAGCGGACGGGGCGACCGAGTCGCGTCATCCGCCGCCGTCTTCATTGACCTTCaccgagctccacacggcgcttggcgaggcgcatgtg GCGGAGATTAAGCGGCTGACCGCgcttgtggaggaggcggcgcagaagaaccggaagctgatTGCCCTGGGCAGTAAGTCAGGCCCGCTCGCCGTCCTCATTCAGTGTCACTGGCCCTGGCGTTCGTTCTCACCGTTTCCTTttcttgtagcagaggcgcagtaa